The following coding sequences lie in one Sulfuricurvum sp. genomic window:
- a CDS encoding VWA domain-containing protein: MSFLSPFWLIAFVLVLGYLWMARRKSWNMQVWLLVSMSFMILSLARPVISQKPVTVDEAGSDVIMAVDLSYSMRGTDISPSRLEAAKRLLKEVVHSDHRDRFGVIGFTTSAIVLSPLTKDTELLEHLFNSLDESQIITKGTDVMSALELARKMSHAARPIVILLTDGGDDSSYLKEAEFIRDNNLAVSVVMLATHEGSTLPMPDGSFLKDEAGHIVVSARNDAIEALIHEGRMIQGQDSDAVRTLIDDARQEDFAGSTSVMRYQELFYIPLFIALLAFIAAFTSIGERVSRALVPLAALIGLSAHGGVLDFGYLYLAKQNYLHGNFERSADLYRHVEGDKARYNRANALYKDGKYQEALSLYHSIRSDDKQFKANVFYNMGNCHIRLQEFAQAREAYLKSLTLRYTKAADQNLYAIEDVQEQKSLSVRKEKKDNFSADENKPTGEKKTSKEGGGSNMKTDTASGGGGDEGKKTDSDPRFSMSQGKAKLSSRQYELINQRSVHETKPW; this comes from the coding sequence ATGAGTTTTCTTTCCCCCTTCTGGCTGATCGCTTTTGTTTTGGTTTTAGGGTATCTGTGGATGGCGCGGCGTAAGAGTTGGAACATGCAAGTATGGCTGCTGGTTTCGATGAGCTTTATGATCCTCTCCCTGGCCCGTCCGGTGATTTCACAAAAGCCGGTTACGGTGGATGAAGCGGGTTCCGATGTGATTATGGCGGTGGATTTGTCGTATTCGATGCGGGGGACGGATATTTCTCCCAGCCGTCTGGAAGCTGCAAAAAGATTGCTGAAGGAAGTAGTGCACAGCGATCACCGCGATCGTTTCGGTGTGATAGGGTTTACGACCAGTGCGATCGTCCTTTCTCCTTTGACAAAGGATACGGAGCTTCTCGAACATTTGTTTAACTCTCTGGACGAATCGCAGATCATTACCAAAGGGACCGATGTGATGAGCGCGCTGGAGCTGGCGCGAAAAATGTCCCATGCCGCCCGTCCGATCGTGATTCTGCTCACCGACGGTGGAGATGACAGCTCCTATCTCAAAGAAGCGGAGTTTATCCGCGACAACAACTTGGCGGTGAGTGTCGTGATGCTTGCTACCCATGAGGGGAGTACGCTTCCGATGCCGGATGGGTCGTTTCTCAAAGACGAAGCGGGCCATATCGTGGTCAGTGCCCGCAATGACGCGATTGAAGCGCTTATTCATGAGGGGAGAATGATCCAGGGTCAAGACAGTGATGCGGTGCGTACGCTTATCGATGATGCCCGTCAGGAGGATTTTGCAGGGAGTACGTCGGTGATGCGGTATCAGGAACTGTTTTACATTCCGCTCTTTATTGCCTTGCTCGCTTTCATCGCCGCCTTTACCTCTATCGGCGAGAGAGTGTCGCGGGCATTGGTTCCCTTGGCAGCACTGATCGGATTGTCGGCGCATGGGGGCGTTTTGGATTTCGGCTATCTTTATTTGGCGAAACAAAATTATCTGCACGGGAACTTTGAACGCTCAGCTGATCTGTATCGCCATGTCGAAGGGGATAAGGCCCGTTATAACCGTGCCAATGCGCTCTATAAAGATGGGAAATATCAGGAGGCATTGAGCCTTTATCACTCGATCCGTTCGGACGATAAACAGTTTAAAGCCAATGTTTTTTACAATATGGGTAATTGTCATATCCGTCTTCAGGAGTTTGCCCAGGCACGAGAAGCGTATCTGAAATCGTTGACACTGCGCTATACGAAAGCCGCGGATCAGAACCTCTATGCGATTGAGGATGTGCAGGAACAAAAAAGCCTCAGTGTCCGTAAAGAGAAAAAAGATAATTTTTCTGCCGATGAGAACAAACCTACGGGAGAGAAAAAAACCTCGAAAGAGGGGGGCGGATCGAACATGAAAACCGATACGGCATCCGGAGGCGGGGGAGATGAGGGGAAAAAGACCGACAGTGACCCTCGTTTTTCAATGTCGCAAGGGAAGGCAAAACTCAGTTCCCGCCAATATGAGTTGATTAATCAAAGGAGTGTGCATGAGACGAAGCCTTGGTAG
- a CDS encoding VWA domain-containing protein: MNVWSFDFPWAFLLLIPLLYCLYKCKITPNPRYFPHLHFFGAVGKWRNLEWLLKALAVMLMVGALATPVVVDFSDPRNRNGIDMVLALDGSGSMNASGFADAGSRESRFEIVQKIASDFVMKRLEDNVGVVLFGDFAFIATPVTYEKEIIAEMIGYLNHGMAGQNTAIGEGIAQSVRALRDSKARSKVIILLTDGENNSGSISPKEAVKMVQRAGIKLYTIGIGKPGEFDNALLKQLAADGGGKFFAATNQKELKAVYDEINTLERSSIKSKQHTFFTHYYQWLLAPALMIVLILMWRRRVWV, translated from the coding sequence ATGAATGTATGGTCGTTTGATTTTCCATGGGCATTTTTACTGCTGATACCACTGCTCTATTGTCTGTATAAATGCAAAATCACTCCAAATCCCCGCTATTTTCCTCACTTGCATTTTTTTGGTGCAGTCGGAAAATGGCGCAATCTCGAATGGCTGCTCAAGGCTCTGGCCGTTATGCTGATGGTGGGGGCATTGGCAACTCCCGTGGTTGTAGACTTCTCCGATCCGCGCAATCGCAACGGGATCGATATGGTGCTCGCCCTCGATGGGAGCGGATCGATGAATGCATCCGGTTTTGCCGATGCCGGGTCTCGTGAGAGCCGGTTTGAAATCGTCCAAAAAATCGCCTCTGATTTCGTGATGAAGCGCCTCGAAGACAATGTCGGAGTCGTATTGTTCGGAGATTTCGCTTTTATAGCGACTCCCGTGACGTATGAAAAAGAGATTATCGCCGAAATGATCGGATATTTAAATCACGGAATGGCAGGGCAGAATACGGCGATCGGTGAAGGGATAGCCCAATCCGTACGCGCACTGCGCGATTCCAAGGCACGCAGTAAAGTGATTATCCTCCTAACTGACGGAGAGAACAACAGCGGTTCGATCTCTCCCAAAGAGGCGGTTAAGATGGTGCAGAGAGCCGGGATAAAGCTCTATACGATCGGAATCGGAAAACCGGGAGAGTTTGATAATGCACTTTTGAAGCAACTGGCTGCGGATGGGGGCGGGAAATTTTTTGCCGCTACGAATCAAAAAGAGTTGAAGGCGGTGTACGATGAGATCAATACACTCGAGCGTTCATCGATTAAAAGCAAACAGCATACTTTTTTTACCCACTATTATCAGTGGCTTCTGGCTCCTGCCCTGATGATTGTGCTGATATTGATGTGGAGAAGGAGGGTGTGGGTATGA
- a CDS encoding pentapeptide repeat-containing protein — protein MKKAVMALLVGMSLSAYDAAHLKKALEDKECVGCDLRGANLSQNDFSGGDFHGSDLSGADLHESLFEMGDFSDCNLSGANAQKALFWKGTMQRADLTGIHAQGANFKGVHLEQSTLNSADLRSTKSWKANFTDAHFAKTDFTDAELGDAKFIRNDLRSVKMKDTLLWQTRFSDVVMSKAQCVHAKKEEAVLGAHVSCR, from the coding sequence ATGAAAAAAGCGGTGATGGCTCTTTTGGTAGGAATGTCACTGAGTGCGTACGATGCCGCCCATCTGAAAAAAGCGCTGGAGGATAAAGAGTGCGTCGGATGTGACCTGCGCGGGGCAAATCTCAGCCAAAACGATTTTAGCGGAGGCGATTTTCACGGCAGTGATCTCAGCGGTGCGGATTTGCATGAGAGTCTTTTCGAGATGGGAGATTTCAGCGATTGCAATCTCAGCGGGGCAAATGCGCAAAAAGCTCTTTTTTGGAAAGGGACGATGCAAAGAGCGGATTTGACCGGTATCCATGCCCAAGGGGCCAATTTTAAAGGGGTTCATCTGGAACAAAGCACTTTGAATTCTGCGGATCTTCGCTCAACCAAGAGCTGGAAAGCCAATTTTACGGACGCACATTTTGCGAAAACGGATTTTACCGATGCGGAGCTGGGGGATGCAAAGTTTATCCGAAACGATCTGCGCTCCGTTAAAATGAAAGACACTTTATTATGGCAAACCCGTTTCAGCGATGTCGTCATGAGCAAAGCCCAATGCGTGCATGCCAAAAAAGAAGAGGCTGTTTTGGGTGCACATGTTTCGTGCCGGTAA
- a CDS encoding thioredoxin family protein: MIKFFFTVWMMVAAGSAAPIQTDEQFKTAVASMGTENKLVLMIYTTDDCPECAYMKQKVFHDKAVEAYMKRNFVVIEKNVHKSKLPDGYDFFGIPTMFFIDKAGNKKETIVGSKRAQPFLTELHRIRGIQ, from the coding sequence ATGATCAAATTCTTTTTTACAGTGTGGATGATGGTGGCTGCGGGGAGCGCTGCGCCGATTCAAACGGATGAGCAGTTTAAAACCGCCGTTGCATCGATGGGGACAGAGAATAAGTTGGTGTTGATGATCTATACCACGGATGATTGTCCCGAATGTGCGTATATGAAACAAAAAGTGTTTCACGATAAAGCGGTTGAGGCGTATATGAAGCGTAACTTCGTCGTGATAGAAAAAAATGTCCATAAAAGCAAACTCCCTGACGGATATGATTTCTTCGGGATTCCGACGATGTTTTTTATCGACAAAGCGGGGAATAAAAAAGAGACGATTGTGGGGAGTAAACGCGCACAACCGTTTTTGACTGAACTGCACCGCATTCGGGGGATTCAATGA
- a CDS encoding DUF3147 family protein, protein MYYIIKIVITTFLIVLISEISKRSSFIGALLASIPLMSVLAMLWLYVDTKDVSKISMLSTSIFWLVLPSLALFVTLPFLLKQGINFYLSLSVSIIVTMLCYWLMVTVLNQYGIKL, encoded by the coding sequence ATGTATTACATTATCAAAATCGTCATTACCACTTTCTTGATAGTGTTGATTTCAGAGATTTCAAAAAGAAGCTCATTCATCGGTGCTCTGCTCGCTTCTATTCCGTTAATGTCGGTACTCGCAATGCTTTGGCTGTATGTCGATACGAAAGATGTTTCTAAAATCAGTATGCTCTCAACGAGTATTTTTTGGCTGGTACTGCCATCGTTAGCGTTATTCGTAACGCTCCCTTTTTTACTGAAGCAAGGGATAAATTTTTATCTGAGTCTTTCAGTCTCTATCATTGTAACGATGCTATGTTATTGGCTCATGGTGACGGTACTAAATCAATACGGCATTAAATTATAA
- a CDS encoding TonB-dependent receptor, protein MRKLYVSIILANVLYSVSVYAGGEQSIHDLVLPKITVKAQTIDFVETDASSEGTVTAEQLSNRPILRPAEVLETVPGLIVTQHSGDGKANQYFLRGFSLDHGTDFYTTLNGMPTNLPTHAHGQGYNDLNFLIPELISEITYKKGPYYAEEGDFASTGSAHINYADAMDQGIASLSLGSFGHKRLLNADSFELKGGTLLYGMEYFYNDGPWEHPERYKRFNGIVSYTKEEGRNRYKVTAMGYKGDWDATNHVPVRAIDSGVIGRYGSLDPSDGGITHRYSLSGEFERHDNRVTTKANAYIIDYGLDLFSNFTYFLNDPVNGDQFQQKESRIIAGGNIGQVRVGSIFGMDSIASYGLQVRHDSVDVALNHTKSRSWLNTMTSDKVKITTAALYYQNELSLSDKVRMIPGIRFDTYCFNVESDVNSANSATKYASIASPKLNFIFGPWEETQFFLNGGYGFHSNDARGISASSNPATPLVRTKGAEIGIQNRSITGLETSLAFWMMDSDSELVFAGDTGGTEPTGKSRRQGIEWANYWTPSDWFILDADVAVSQARYKYPDITGGKYVPEAIEKVVSVGISINDYNDWFGGMRLRYFGSRALIEDNSVRSEPSTLVNLKAGYHIAKNLDASMDIYNVFNRETNDIEYFYESKLASEGSGVLDHMVHPGEPRSYRFNLTYRY, encoded by the coding sequence ATGAGAAAATTATACGTTTCTATCATACTAGCCAATGTCTTGTATTCAGTATCGGTTTACGCAGGAGGTGAACAAAGTATTCACGATTTAGTATTACCGAAAATCACTGTCAAAGCTCAAACAATAGATTTTGTTGAGACGGATGCATCGAGTGAAGGAACCGTAACTGCAGAACAACTCTCTAATCGACCGATTCTCCGTCCTGCGGAAGTGCTAGAGACGGTTCCGGGACTTATCGTCACACAGCACAGCGGAGATGGGAAAGCAAACCAATACTTTCTTAGAGGATTCAGCCTCGATCACGGAACCGATTTTTACACAACACTCAATGGTATGCCAACCAATCTTCCGACTCACGCACACGGTCAAGGGTATAACGATCTAAATTTCTTAATCCCGGAATTAATTTCAGAAATTACCTATAAAAAAGGTCCTTACTATGCCGAAGAAGGAGATTTTGCTTCCACAGGAAGTGCACACATCAATTATGCGGATGCAATGGATCAAGGAATCGCTAGTCTCTCGTTAGGCAGTTTCGGACACAAACGGTTGCTCAATGCCGATTCGTTTGAACTTAAGGGCGGAACATTACTGTATGGAATGGAATATTTTTATAATGATGGGCCATGGGAACATCCGGAAAGGTATAAACGATTCAACGGTATCGTCAGTTACACCAAAGAAGAAGGGAGAAACCGCTATAAAGTGACCGCAATGGGGTACAAAGGGGATTGGGATGCCACCAATCATGTCCCCGTACGAGCCATCGATTCTGGTGTTATAGGGCGCTATGGATCGCTTGATCCGAGTGATGGCGGAATCACCCACCGTTACAGTCTAAGCGGAGAATTTGAACGACACGATAATAGAGTCACAACAAAAGCCAATGCCTATATTATTGACTATGGCTTGGATCTTTTTTCAAACTTTACCTATTTTCTCAATGATCCCGTCAATGGGGATCAGTTCCAGCAAAAAGAGTCCCGTATCATCGCCGGTGGAAATATCGGGCAAGTTCGGGTCGGATCAATTTTTGGAATGGATTCTATCGCTTCTTATGGATTACAGGTGAGACATGACTCCGTTGATGTTGCTCTCAATCATACAAAAAGTCGAAGTTGGCTCAATACAATGACTTCGGATAAAGTCAAAATCACTACTGCAGCCCTCTATTATCAAAATGAACTCTCACTCAGCGATAAGGTTCGTATGATTCCGGGAATTCGATTTGATACGTACTGTTTCAATGTGGAAAGTGATGTTAATAGTGCTAACTCAGCCACGAAATACGCTTCAATCGCTAGCCCGAAACTCAATTTTATTTTCGGACCGTGGGAAGAGACTCAATTCTTTTTAAACGGAGGGTACGGTTTCCATAGCAACGATGCGCGCGGAATTAGTGCTTCAAGCAATCCCGCAACTCCACTAGTGCGAACCAAAGGAGCTGAAATCGGTATTCAAAACCGCTCGATTACGGGGTTAGAAACTTCCTTGGCTTTTTGGATGATGGATAGCGATTCTGAACTCGTATTTGCAGGGGATACGGGCGGTACGGAACCGACGGGAAAATCACGACGGCAGGGGATCGAATGGGCAAACTATTGGACTCCATCGGATTGGTTTATTTTGGATGCAGACGTAGCAGTCTCTCAAGCCCGCTATAAATATCCTGATATAACAGGGGGAAAATATGTTCCTGAAGCGATTGAAAAAGTCGTCTCAGTAGGCATTTCAATCAACGATTATAATGATTGGTTCGGAGGTATGCGTTTGCGCTATTTCGGCAGTCGTGCATTGATTGAAGATAATTCAGTACGTTCAGAACCATCAACACTTGTCAATCTAAAAGCAGGCTATCACATCGCGAAAAATTTAGATGCAAGTATGGATATCTATAACGTGTTCAATCGAGAAACCAACGACATTGAATATTTTTATGAATCTAAATTGGCTTCAGAAGGATCGGGTGTATTAGATCACATGGTTCACCCCGGTGAACCCAGATCATACCGTTTTAATCTAACTTATCGGTATTAA